CGGCCGGGCAGCTTCCCATAAAAGGATAACATTTTCTTTACACCACATGCACGGACGCCGAGTTAAAACACCTTAATATCAGAAACGGTGGAATCTCCAAAACTCCTGGGAAGAACGAGTGATCTTCCCCAGCAGAGCACTGGTGGTCGACACGACACTGCGGATTTAATCCTCGTCGTGATACGATGGataaggtaaagaaaaaaaaaagatttagttAATAAAAGTCAAGGTTGTCTGCTGTGTCGCGACaactgattaaaaatgtttggaaaaTGTTGCAGGGATGTACAGTGACATTATATCCATCTATCGATCCACATGTCTGTCTAAGCAGGCAATTAAATAAGTAAGTCAGTATAGGTAAATAGGTAAATAGCAACCAAGAATTTAAGTTAATATGTAGCCTACCCATTAAATAAGTGATTAAATATCTGTGGGTAATGCAAGTCAAGCAGCCTAACTAtaattaagtaagtaagtaagtaaaaactGTAACTAATTATGCAAGTAAACAGGTGTAAAGGTAAGTAATCAAGCATACAAGTTATTGAGTTTGTAAGTACAGTAAGTCAGTGTTGACGTCTAGAAACCTGGTGCTGTAGAGTGGGCCCATGGCTGCAGTATGGATCTCAATTCATAGTATAAAGTGATGGACAAGACATCCAGAATATTTCAGTTGGTTGTAATGTTGCATCAGGACAAAACATGATCTCttctgtttaaatattttactcaTCATTAAGTGTCATATAGCTTCCATGAAATAACTAGGAGATACTTGATGTTGTCAAAAATTATggaaaagctttatttttttcccaaacttaaagctacttaagggaACATTTAAGGAGAAAATTAAGGATTAAAAGTATAtcttatatatgtgtgtgtgtttaggtcaGGGTCACTATTTGGGTTTACTCAGAAATCCTATGTCAGGTCACTGGGGGAGAGGGTCACAGTTACCTCACAGCCAGAGTCAGAGCTAAGAAAAGCTCTGACCTCTGCTCAGGTAAACTAGCGGAGCTGATAAGCACAGGTGGCCTTCACCTGCAGCATACTATTGTTAGTTTTAGAGGTCATTCATCCCTCACTGTTGCTAATTTTAGACATGTTTCTAATTTTACAAATATATGCGTCACTCTCTCAGGCCTCTGAAGTTCCCTCCTTGAGCAACCCTGTGGTTTTGTATGTTGCTCTGCTGAATAAAAAGATGATGAGTTCAGATCACAAGGTTCATGTTCGAATTAAATTGATTTGTCATGTTGGTGGGTTGTAAAATGTCAGTCGGTTGGGTGAGCTCTAGGTCACAGGTCACACCTTACAACATGAAAGCAAAGAATAATTTACCAAATTTTTCTCAACTCTTTTTTGCTACATTAAAAGGCCATCTGAGATAGTTTATATCCCCTAAAGGTGATGAGTATTCAGTTCTTCACACTGACAAATTATGGTGATTATTGTGAGAttatgattttgtgttttttttgttcatataaCCTTAAAGAGGTTCTCCTGCCAAGGATAGCAACAATTAAACAGAattacagacaaacaacatAAGGCAGAGtactcaaaacacatttcacaagaaaaaaattaGAACATTTTGTGGTAGGTTTAATTATCAACATTTGTCATAACACCATGATAACATAGGATTCGTAAAACCTGTAGTTCAGAATGTAATTTATTGTTGATAAGTAGTTTGTGTATTAAACACGTCAGCATCCATCTTAGTTATTAATGTCTCTATGGTTCATTTGagaatttgttttttcatcaaaagaataaaataattgtgtaTATTCAATCATGCCTTATGTGGAAACAGGAAGATGACATATATGATCATATATTAATGATCATATATTATCCAAACCCATCCAAATGCTCTGCCAGTCAAtgatatgtttaaatatgcCTCCCTgcaataaaactgaactgtCCATAAAACTTAATTCTTACTTTGTAGAAATTAGGTCACATAgattttttattagtttttgtacagaggttgtacttctgtgtgtatgtttgaaacCGATCACCAGATGGGGTGAGACTGGGAAGGGGTGGGCATTTACGTCTGGTGTGGCCAGCCCACATCACCTGAGCATAAAAACAGCTGAGGTTCTCATTCAGTGGTACTCACACTTCACtgactctgcacacacacagggtggaCACACACTCCCCACACAcctagaaacacacacagcggTATCATTTAGTTAAACCTGTGAAGATGCCGTGTATCAGCTCTCATCTCAACCAGATGGTGAAGATGCCGTGTCGCTACAGCTCTGTGGTTGATAAAATCCTCATGGTAAGATTCACTCTTCTGTCTGATAAGTAGTTTTAGAGGTTTAAGTAATTTGTAGCTTTAGTATTGCTATGGATTTGTATTTTTCTCCCATGTGACTGTTGAAATAACCATAGTCTTTATACACAGACTGCTCCATGTTGTTTCAGAAGAAACTCCGGGTGAGGAGCTTGTTTGTATTAGATGTTCAGATGCTACTTTGTCCTGTACTTTATTGAAAATATGGTTGTATGTGGGAACGCTGTAGCAGAACTTAGAGTCCTCTCCACTTAATTTCATTGTGTTGCATTGTTTTCTCTTATTCTTTCTATAGCATCTCATTTGTCTGTGCTCTGATTCCTTTTTTGCTGTGACTGCTTCTGATTTCCCTTCTTGTTTCCAAACGTGAAACCTCACTTATCTtttcaaaataagtgaaaactacgtTTCACAGTATGGTTTACAAGCATGGTCCCCGTGCATATGGTCTacactaaaataaatatataggtAATTGGTCTGTGTGCAGCTCCTgacctgctcctctctcctcttgttGCAGGTAGAGCAGATCCTGTCAGAGTTCAGGCTGAAAAAGGAAGAGCTAAAAGAAGTCATGAAGAGGATGCAGCTTGAGATGGACAGAGGGCTGCGTTTAGAGACCCACGAAGAGGCCAGTGTCAAAATGCTTCCAACTTATGTCTGCTCCACCCCTGAGGGATCAGGTAGATACTCGTTCTTCAATCGTAAGATGATCACTTTTTTGGTAAAATTAAGCAGATGTCAACAACGTGCAATGTAATGTTTATCACCTGGGTAGTTAAAGCCAGTATGTGCATTCAGAtgtagtgtgtgttttgacagaGGTGGGCGATTTCCTGGCTCTGGACCTGGGGGGGACAAACTTCCGTGTGATGCTGGTGAAGGTGGGTGCAGATGAGGAGAGGAGCTGGAAGGTGGAGACCAAGAACCAGATGTACTCCATTCCAGAAGATGCCATGACAGGCACTGCTGAAATGGTTAGTGACTCTAGTATTTACATAGCAATTTTTTCTCAGTATCAGTGAGTGCTGATTTTACGTCGAGAGTTATTCGTCCACTTATAGAGCTGATATAGCTCTATGGTGACAAAATTATCTAAGAGTGCCAAAAAAATTCCTAAAGGGTCTGGTCTTCTGAAACCCTGGCGTAGCGTTGACCCTCTCAGAATGAAATTAGTACTAATTATTGTGCGTTTTTTCCACATCTCatatcctctctttctctctctctgcagctatTTGACTACGTAGCAGAATGTATGTCAGACTTTTTGGACAAACATCATATCAAGCACAAGAAGCTTCCTCTGGGTTTTACCTTCTCCTTTCCTGTACGACATGAGGACATTGACAAGGTAGtatgttatactgtataatggACTTTTAAACAATACTAAAATGGGTAACAATAACCTCCTCCACCTTTTACATCAAGAAAAAGACTTTCTTTGATTCACTTTATTTGCCAGATTTATAAAAGTTCTGTATGTATTATAAAGTTTATACGTTTAaggtttgtcttttttctttccacagGGCATCCTGATTAACTGGACCAAGGGCTTCAAGGCTTCTGGGGCAGAAGGGAACAATGTTGTGGGTTTACTCAGAGATGCTATCAAGAGACGAGGGGTGAGTTACTGTATATtagaattattttctttcttaacAAACAACTTAAGACTGATTTTTAACACCTGTACACATCTGGATGACTCTAAATGCATTGTGATTTGGTGTTGTCATTTAGGACTTTGAGATGgatgtggttgccatggtgaatgACACAGTAGCCACCATGATTTCCTGCTATTACGAGGATCGCAGCTGTGAAGTCGGGATGATTGTTGGTAAGTcgttataaacacacacaagcatgaaTGCACTACTGATATGCACTCATGAACACACTATGCAGTGgtgtacatttactgaagtactgtacttatgtacaattttgaggtgcttgtactttactttcttAAGAAAGTTTACTttccagattcagattaataatataaaatataatcaacaaataaattatgatattattttatCAGTAAGACTTGATACCCAGGGGggaattcacaagctacccagcagtttataaagtaatatatatatataaatagaaattagccccacctttaacaGTAAAGTGGTGTACACGCTAATGattcaataattataatccaataatataatatacattattctgaaatgggccattctgcgtaatgagtatttttacttttgttaaacatattttgatattaatacttttgtacttttacttaaatgcaggacttttatttgtaacagtatttccacactgtagtattactacttttatttaagtaaaacatATGAATACTTTTTTCACCACTGCTTATATGCAGACATGCAGACTGGAGCACATCTAAGGttcatatttttgcttttttttaaccaggTACTGGTTGTAATGCGTGTTACATGGAGGAGATGAGGACTGTGGAGctggtggagggggaggagggccGGATGTGTGTGAACACAGAGTGGGGGGCATTCGGAGACAACGGGGAGCTGGAGGAGTTCAGACTGGAGTACGACAGAGTGGTGGACGAGACCTCGATTAACCCTGGACAGCAGCTGTGAGTCAAAGAGTGCATTCAGTTCAAACATGAAGTCAAATTCACACGTAGAAAAGCTCGGC
This sequence is a window from Siniperca chuatsi isolate FFG_IHB_CAS linkage group LG5, ASM2008510v1, whole genome shotgun sequence. Protein-coding genes within it:
- the gck gene encoding hexokinase-4, which translates into the protein MPCISSHLNQMVKMPCRYSSVVDKILMVEQILSEFRLKKEELKEVMKRMQLEMDRGLRLETHEEASVKMLPTYVCSTPEGSEVGDFLALDLGGTNFRVMLVKVGADEERSWKVETKNQMYSIPEDAMTGTAEMLFDYVAECMSDFLDKHHIKHKKLPLGFTFSFPVRHEDIDKGILINWTKGFKASGAEGNNVVGLLRDAIKRRGDFEMDVVAMVNDTVATMISCYYEDRSCEVGMIVGTGCNACYMEEMRTVELVEGEEGRMCVNTEWGAFGDNGELEEFRLEYDRVVDETSINPGQQLYEKLISGKYMGELVRLVLMKLVNEDLLFNGEASELLKARGSFETRYVSQVESDTGDGKQIYNILSSLGVLPSELDCDIVRLVCEIVSTRSAHMCGAGLAGVINLMRERRSQEALNITVGVDGSVYKLHPFFRDRFHKIVRDLTPHCEITFIQSEEGSGRGAALISAVACKMAACMMTQ